The following are encoded together in the Bradyrhizobium genosp. L genome:
- a CDS encoding cytochrome P450 — protein sequence MNEHVQSTSSEPLFNPLAPEFIRNPYPYYERLRTMDPMHLNAHGAYVASRHAEVSLVLRDKRFGKDFVERTVRRYGPNIMEEPAFRSMSHWMLQQDPPDHTRLRGLVVKAFTARRVEDMRPRIQAIVDQTLDRIIPQGKMDLIEDFAFRLPVTIICDMLGIPEEHREAFYNGSRDGGRLLDPVPMSPDEIKQANAGNVMAAMYFHQLFELRRKQPGDDLTTQLVQAEEDGQKLTNEELTANIILLFGAGHETTVNLIGNGLLALFRNPDQLALLKADPSLITNAIEEFLRYDSSVQLTGRVALEDIEDLGGKRIPKGEGVLCLLGSANHDSAVYPDHPERLDIRRPNVKPLSFGGGIHFCLGAQLARIEAEIAIATLLRRIPDLRLDDAENPEWRPTFVLRGLKRLPASW from the coding sequence ATGAACGAGCACGTTCAGTCGACGAGCAGTGAGCCGCTTTTCAATCCGCTGGCTCCGGAATTCATTCGCAACCCCTATCCCTATTATGAGCGGTTGCGCACGATGGACCCGATGCACCTCAATGCGCACGGTGCCTATGTCGCCAGCCGTCACGCCGAGGTCAGCCTCGTGCTGCGCGACAAGCGCTTCGGCAAGGACTTTGTCGAGCGCACCGTCCGCCGCTACGGACCCAACATCATGGAGGAGCCGGCATTCCGCAGCATGAGCCACTGGATGCTGCAACAGGATCCGCCCGACCACACCCGTCTGCGCGGCCTCGTGGTCAAGGCCTTCACGGCGCGCCGGGTCGAGGACATGCGCCCGCGCATCCAGGCCATCGTCGACCAGACGCTCGACCGCATCATCCCGCAGGGCAAGATGGACCTGATCGAGGATTTTGCCTTCCGCCTGCCGGTCACGATCATCTGCGACATGCTCGGAATCCCCGAGGAGCATCGCGAGGCTTTTTACAATGGCTCCCGCGACGGCGGGCGGCTGCTCGATCCGGTGCCGATGTCGCCCGACGAGATCAAGCAGGCCAACGCCGGCAACGTGATGGCGGCGATGTATTTCCACCAGCTGTTCGAGCTCCGCCGCAAGCAGCCCGGCGACGACCTCACCACGCAGCTGGTGCAGGCCGAGGAGGACGGCCAGAAGCTCACCAATGAGGAGCTCACCGCCAACATCATCCTGCTGTTCGGCGCCGGCCACGAGACGACGGTCAACCTGATCGGCAACGGCCTGCTCGCGCTGTTCCGCAATCCGGACCAGCTCGCGCTGCTCAAGGCCGATCCCAGCCTGATCACCAACGCGATCGAGGAATTCCTGCGCTACGATTCCTCGGTGCAGCTCACCGGCCGCGTCGCGCTCGAAGATATCGAGGACCTCGGCGGCAAGCGCATCCCGAAGGGCGAGGGCGTGCTGTGCCTGCTCGGCTCCGCCAATCACGATTCCGCGGTCTATCCCGACCACCCCGAAAGGCTCGACATCCGGCGGCCCAACGTCAAGCCGCTGTCGTTCGGCGGCGGCATCCATTTCTGCCTCGGCGCCCAGCTGGCGCGGATCGAGGCCGAAATCGCCATCGCGACCCTGCTGCGCCGGATCCCGGATCTGCGGCTCGATGACGCGGAAAATCCGGAGTGGCGGCCGACCTTCGTATTGCGCGGACTGAAGCGGCTGCCGGCGAGCTGGTGA
- a CDS encoding TetR/AcrR family transcriptional regulator — MSRVRTRPTRDDTREKLFEAAALVFEEQGINGASIEAIAAAAGFTRGAFYSNFKSKDELIFAMLEDHVEQSIRRNLDLLARHSNLPDFLEALRTMDRSRQDPLGRSPLLHMEMILFVARAEKRRPELAKRLRARRKLIADIVTTTQKNAGRNGKLNPDWTGAIVLALEDGFRLHRLIDPETTPADSCLRAITDLQRAIGVSAG, encoded by the coding sequence ATGTCAAGGGTGAGAACCAGACCGACACGGGACGACACCCGTGAGAAGCTGTTCGAGGCGGCGGCGCTGGTGTTCGAGGAACAGGGCATCAACGGCGCCAGCATCGAGGCGATCGCCGCTGCGGCCGGCTTTACGCGCGGCGCCTTCTATTCGAACTTCAAGAGCAAGGACGAGCTGATCTTCGCGATGCTCGAGGATCACGTCGAGCAATCGATCCGCCGCAATCTCGATCTGCTCGCCAGGCACAGCAACCTGCCCGATTTCCTCGAGGCGCTGCGGACCATGGATCGTTCCAGGCAGGATCCACTCGGCCGCTCGCCGCTGCTGCACATGGAGATGATCCTGTTCGTGGCGCGCGCCGAAAAGCGCCGACCCGAATTGGCAAAGCGCCTGCGCGCGCGGCGCAAGCTGATCGCGGATATCGTCACGACGACGCAGAAGAACGCCGGGCGCAACGGCAAGCTCAACCCGGACTGGACCGGCGCGATCGTGCTGGCGCTGGAAGACGGTTTCCGCCTGCACCGCCTGATCGATCCGGAGACCACACCGGCGGACAGCTGCCTGCGTGCGATCACCGATTTGCAGCGCGCGATCGGCGTTTCCGCCGGCTGA
- a CDS encoding MFS transporter — MRLPFFYGWVIVAVTFVTMAIGVNARTAFSLFYPPIITEFGWERGVTAGAFSFGFVASAIASPLIGRLMDRRGPRAVMELGVLLMGSGLLLAPLTTQPWHLYLTIGVLVGSGSVCLGYSGQSLFVPNWFIRSRGLAIGLAFAGVGIGSVTLLPWVQHMIEQTGWRTACTAMGLMVLVVLAPINLLLHKRPEDIGLQPDGDAAPTATSARPASNIVDPGWAGTDWTLPRALRTARFWWIAVGYFCGLYIWYAVQVHQTKFLLDIGFSSNVGVWALGVVSLLGIPGQISLGHLSDRIGREWVWAIACFGFVICFAALAALKYWPVMPLVYLMVFTQGALGYGLTSVMGPVVLEIFQGKHYGSIFGTVMLAALAGGAAGPWVTGQLYDLSGSYTSAFLVGIAVSLLSAFAIWQASPGKVRAVAGQMHKIAARA, encoded by the coding sequence ATGCGGCTTCCCTTCTTCTACGGCTGGGTCATCGTCGCGGTGACCTTCGTCACCATGGCGATCGGCGTCAACGCGCGCACCGCGTTCTCGCTGTTCTATCCGCCCATCATCACCGAGTTCGGCTGGGAGCGCGGCGTCACGGCCGGCGCGTTCTCGTTCGGCTTCGTGGCGTCGGCGATCGCGAGCCCGCTGATCGGGCGGTTGATGGACCGCCGCGGTCCGCGCGCGGTGATGGAGCTCGGCGTCCTCTTGATGGGATCGGGGCTGTTGCTGGCGCCGCTGACGACGCAGCCATGGCACCTCTATCTGACCATCGGTGTGCTGGTCGGCTCGGGCAGCGTCTGCCTCGGCTATTCCGGGCAATCGCTGTTCGTGCCGAACTGGTTCATCCGCAGCCGCGGGCTTGCGATCGGGCTTGCCTTTGCCGGCGTCGGGATCGGTTCGGTGACGCTGCTGCCCTGGGTGCAGCACATGATCGAGCAGACCGGCTGGCGCACCGCCTGCACCGCGATGGGGCTCATGGTGCTGGTCGTGCTCGCGCCGATCAACCTGCTGCTGCACAAGCGGCCGGAGGACATCGGGCTGCAGCCGGACGGCGATGCCGCGCCGACGGCGACATCGGCAAGGCCGGCATCGAACATCGTCGATCCCGGGTGGGCCGGCACCGACTGGACGCTGCCGCGCGCGCTGCGCACGGCGCGGTTCTGGTGGATCGCGGTCGGCTATTTCTGCGGGCTGTACATCTGGTACGCGGTGCAGGTGCACCAGACCAAATTCCTGCTCGACATCGGCTTCAGCTCCAATGTCGGCGTCTGGGCGCTCGGCGTCGTCAGCCTGCTCGGCATTCCCGGCCAGATCTCGCTCGGGCATCTGTCCGACCGGATCGGCCGCGAATGGGTGTGGGCGATCGCCTGCTTCGGCTTCGTGATCTGCTTTGCGGCGCTGGCCGCGCTGAAATACTGGCCGGTGATGCCGCTGGTCTATCTGATGGTGTTCACGCAAGGCGCGCTCGGCTACGGTCTCACCTCTGTGATGGGGCCCGTCGTGCTGGAGATATTCCAGGGCAAGCATTACGGCAGCATCTTCGGCACCGTGATGCTGGCCGCGCTCGCCGGCGGCGCCGCCGGGCCGTGGGTGACGGGGCAGCTTTACGATCTGTCGGGCAGCTACACCAGCGCGTTCCTGGTCGGCATCGCGGTCAGCCTGCTGTCGGCGTTCGCGATCTGGCAGGCCTCGCCGGGCAAGGTCCGCGCCGTCGCAGGCCAGATGCACAAGATCGCGGCGCGCGCCTGA
- a CDS encoding ABC transporter ATP-binding protein, translated as MPISAAEPLLAVSRLESGYGKIRVLHGIDMTIAAGEVVALLGPNGAGKSTLLRAMSGLLPVSTGEVRFGGREMTNATPRDAARAGLVHVIEGHRVFTQISVTDNLLLAGYDLPKAERASRVEEALSFFPEIAEKRSERGGALSGGQQQMLTVAQGLVRRPRLLMLDEPSAGLSPVLVDRVLTVVRRLREQGTSVLLVEQLLEKALACADRVYALVQGTIALEAPTGESDLPHRLERAYFGHESHALGG; from the coding sequence GTGCCTATCTCGGCGGCTGAACCTCTGCTCGCGGTGAGCCGGCTCGAATCCGGCTACGGCAAGATTCGTGTGCTGCATGGCATCGACATGACGATCGCGGCCGGCGAGGTGGTGGCGCTGCTCGGCCCCAACGGCGCCGGCAAGAGCACATTGCTCCGCGCGATGTCGGGATTGCTGCCGGTCAGCACCGGCGAGGTGCGGTTCGGAGGCCGCGAGATGACCAATGCGACGCCGCGCGATGCGGCGCGCGCCGGCCTCGTGCATGTGATCGAGGGTCACCGCGTGTTCACGCAGATTTCCGTCACCGACAATCTGCTGCTCGCCGGCTACGACCTGCCGAAGGCAGAGCGCGCGTCGCGCGTCGAGGAGGCGCTGTCATTCTTCCCGGAGATCGCCGAGAAGCGCAGCGAGCGCGGTGGCGCGCTGTCGGGCGGGCAGCAGCAGATGCTGACGGTGGCGCAGGGTCTGGTGCGCCGGCCGCGGCTGTTGATGCTGGACGAGCCGTCCGCGGGGTTGTCGCCGGTGCTGGTCGACCGTGTCCTCACCGTCGTCCGCCGGCTGCGCGAGCAGGGCACCTCGGTGCTGCTGGTCGAGCAATTGCTGGAGAAGGCGCTGGCGTGCGCGGACCGTGTCTATGCCCTGGTGCAGGGCACGATCGCGCTGGAAGCGCCGACCGGCGAAAGCGATTTGCCGCACCGGCTCGAGCGCGCCTATTTCGGTCACGAGAGCCATGCGCTCGGAGGGTGA